From Streptomyces cyaneogriseus subsp. noncyanogenus, the proteins below share one genomic window:
- a CDS encoding S1C family serine protease → MNEGKPPKAKRWSSRPRPQDPVRPEAGPAAAGGDGDYELARPATPPRPTTDDGDYELERPTADAGAGRGAGDAGGGRAAGPGPGAGHPHPGGGPDDSGDSRDTGHGAASTAAETGPTGPTDLAGSTGPTGPTGAAATAAPAGERPPHDPDPYDTPPYGHPGPWAPAPPVPHPATTPAHGTPLLPPGTPPPPPAPGTAAGAPSPAAPQPPVAPDPWRRYDPWAAASAPLQQTGAAVLSREQRRRRTRKALVGGAVLLAVVSGTAGGVVGVQLERHGGVGTVELPQAGKEPAGRDPDSVAGIAARALPSVVTLHVSGAAEEGTGTGFVLDGRGHILTNDHVVKPAGDDGEISVTFHSGATARAEVVGRDSGYDLAVVRVKGVRGFTPLPLGNSDNVRVGDPVVAIGSPFDLEGTVTYGIISAKERPITAGGGEGDGSDVSYVDALQTDAPINPGNSGGPLLDSRGRVIGINSAIRSADGGASPDGGQAGSIGLGFAIPVNQGRRVAEELINTGRATHPVIGVTLDMSYPGDGARVGTESGDGGPAVTEGGPGAKAGIRPGDVITAVDGQRVHSGEELIVKTRAHRPGDRLELTVERDGEERTVSLVLGSATGG, encoded by the coding sequence ATGAACGAGGGGAAGCCCCCGAAGGCGAAGCGGTGGAGCAGCCGGCCTCGTCCGCAGGACCCCGTGCGGCCGGAGGCCGGCCCGGCCGCGGCCGGGGGCGACGGCGATTACGAACTGGCACGCCCCGCGACGCCCCCGCGGCCGACCACGGACGACGGTGACTACGAGCTGGAGCGGCCGACGGCGGACGCGGGCGCCGGCCGTGGCGCCGGCGACGCGGGCGGGGGCCGGGCGGCCGGTCCCGGCCCCGGGGCGGGGCACCCGCACCCCGGCGGCGGCCCCGACGACTCCGGCGACTCCCGCGACACCGGGCACGGTGCCGCGAGCACCGCCGCCGAGACCGGGCCCACCGGGCCCACTGATCTCGCCGGGTCCACTGGACCCACCGGTCCCACCGGGGCCGCGGCGACGGCCGCCCCGGCCGGTGAGCGGCCCCCGCACGACCCCGACCCGTACGACACCCCGCCGTACGGCCACCCGGGCCCCTGGGCCCCCGCGCCGCCCGTCCCGCACCCCGCCACGACCCCGGCGCACGGTACGCCGCTGCTCCCGCCGGGGACACCGCCACCGCCCCCGGCGCCCGGAACGGCGGCCGGGGCGCCCTCCCCGGCGGCCCCGCAGCCCCCCGTCGCGCCCGACCCGTGGCGCCGCTACGACCCGTGGGCCGCCGCCTCCGCGCCCCTCCAGCAGACCGGGGCCGCCGTGCTCAGCCGGGAGCAGCGGCGTCGCCGGACGCGCAAGGCCCTCGTCGGCGGGGCCGTGCTGCTCGCCGTCGTCTCGGGGACGGCCGGCGGCGTCGTGGGCGTCCAGCTCGAGCGCCACGGCGGTGTGGGCACCGTGGAGCTTCCGCAGGCCGGGAAGGAGCCGGCCGGGCGGGACCCGGACAGCGTGGCCGGGATCGCCGCCCGGGCGCTGCCGAGCGTGGTGACGCTGCACGTGAGCGGCGCGGCGGAGGAGGGGACCGGCACCGGCTTCGTCCTCGACGGCCGCGGGCACATCCTGACCAACGACCACGTCGTGAAGCCCGCCGGTGACGACGGCGAGATCTCGGTGACCTTCCACAGCGGAGCCACCGCCCGGGCCGAGGTCGTCGGTCGGGACAGCGGATACGACCTCGCCGTCGTGCGGGTCAAGGGCGTGCGCGGGTTCACCCCCCTGCCCCTCGGCAACTCCGACAACGTGCGGGTGGGCGACCCCGTCGTCGCCATCGGCTCCCCCTTCGACCTGGAGGGCACGGTCACCTACGGCATCATCAGCGCCAAGGAGCGGCCCATCACGGCCGGCGGCGGGGAAGGCGACGGCAGCGACGTGTCGTACGTCGACGCCCTCCAGACCGACGCGCCCATCAACCCGGGCAACTCCGGCGGCCCGCTGCTGGACTCGCGGGGCCGTGTCATCGGCATCAACTCCGCGATCCGCTCCGCCGACGGCGGCGCGAGCCCCGACGGCGGCCAGGCCGGCTCCATAGGGCTCGGCTTCGCCATCCCGGTCAACCAGGGCAGGCGCGTAGCCGAAGAGCTGATCAACACCGGCCGGGCGACCCATCCGGTGATCGGTGTGACGCTCGACATGAGCTACCCGGGCGACGGCGCACGCGTCGGCACCGAGAGCGGTGACGGGGGCCCCGCGGTCACCGAGGGCGGCCCCGGCGCCAAGGCGGGGATCAGGCCGGGAGACGTGATCACCGCGGTCGACGGGCAGCGCGTCCACTCCGGCGAGGAACTGATCGTCAAGACCCGCGCCCACCGCCCCGGCGACCGCCTGGAGCTGACCGTGGAGCGCGACGGCGAGGAGCGGACGGTGTCGCTGGTGCTCGGTTCCGCCACCGGTGGCTGA
- a CDS encoding DNA-3-methyladenine glycosylase I, which translates to MSAGAAVAGPDGAPRCPWALSTTDYVAYHDEEWGRPVHGDDALFERLSLEAFQSGLSWITILRRRPGFRAAFAGFRIAEVAAFTDADRERLLADPGIIRNRAKVDATLANARVLAGWAPGELDELVWSYAPDPAGRPVPRTLADVPVITPESTALSKALKKRGLRFVGPTTAYALMQACGLVDDHLADCAARRG; encoded by the coding sequence GTGAGCGCCGGTGCCGCCGTGGCCGGCCCGGACGGCGCGCCGCGCTGCCCCTGGGCGCTGTCCACGACCGACTACGTCGCCTACCACGACGAGGAATGGGGCCGCCCCGTCCACGGCGACGACGCCCTGTTCGAACGCCTCAGCCTGGAGGCCTTCCAGTCCGGCCTGTCCTGGATCACCATCCTGCGCCGCCGCCCCGGATTCCGCGCCGCCTTCGCCGGTTTCCGGATCGCCGAGGTGGCCGCCTTCACCGACGCCGACCGCGAGCGCCTGCTCGCCGACCCCGGCATCATCCGCAACCGCGCCAAGGTCGACGCGACGCTCGCCAACGCGCGCGTGCTCGCCGGCTGGGCGCCCGGCGAGCTGGACGAGCTGGTCTGGTCGTACGCCCCCGACCCGGCCGGACGTCCCGTCCCCCGGACCCTCGCGGACGTCCCGGTGATCACCCCGGAGTCGACCGCGCTGTCCAAGGCGCTGAAGAAGCGGGGGCTGCGCTTCGTGGGCCCCACGACGGCGTACGCGCTGATGCAGGCGTGCGGGCTGGTCGACGACCACCTCGCGGACTGCGCCGCGCGCCGGGGCTGA
- a CDS encoding O-methyltransferase has product MQSRPRHPRGQERVITGNRQTSWAFADAYVAEDDALLWARDRAREAGLRSVSPGTGAALRLLAATVDAKAVAEIGTGCGVSGIHLLHGMRPDGVLTTVDPEPEHQQFARQAFRAAGFASNRARFIPGRALDVLPRLADAGYDLVFCDGDRLEYPEYLAESLRLLRPGGVVVFEGAFANGRTVDSGPQPTEVLRLRELLRTVRESQELVPSLLPVGDGLLCAVKR; this is encoded by the coding sequence ATACAGTCACGCCCGAGGCATCCACGGGGACAGGAGAGGGTCATTACCGGCAACCGGCAGACGAGCTGGGCGTTCGCCGACGCCTATGTCGCCGAGGACGACGCGCTGCTCTGGGCCCGCGACCGGGCCCGTGAGGCAGGACTGCGCTCGGTGTCGCCCGGCACGGGCGCGGCGCTGCGGTTGCTGGCCGCCACCGTGGACGCCAAGGCGGTCGCGGAGATCGGGACCGGCTGCGGTGTCTCCGGGATCCACCTGCTGCACGGCATGCGGCCGGACGGGGTCCTCACCACGGTCGACCCGGAGCCGGAGCACCAGCAGTTCGCCCGCCAGGCGTTCCGGGCCGCGGGCTTCGCCAGCAACCGGGCGCGCTTCATCCCCGGCCGGGCGCTGGACGTGCTGCCCCGCCTCGCGGACGCCGGCTACGACCTGGTCTTCTGCGACGGCGACCGTCTGGAGTACCCCGAGTACCTCGCCGAATCGTTGCGGCTGCTGCGCCCGGGCGGGGTCGTCGTCTTCGAGGGTGCCTTCGCCAACGGGCGGACGGTGGACTCGGGACCGCAGCCGACGGAGGTGCTGCGGCTGCGGGAGCTGCTGCGGACGGTGCGGGAGAGCCAGGAGCTGGTGCCCTCGCTGCTGCCGGTGGGCGACGGCCTGCTGTGCGCGGTGAAGCGGTAA
- a CDS encoding anti-sigma factor family protein produces MSGSRPTSEGHLAEQHLGDRLAALVDGELGHDARERVLAHVATCPKCKAEVDAQRRLKNVFAQAAPPPPSESFLARLQGLPGAGGGDGGSPLGGGGLSDGRSGPPGRHGGAFGGKRSERFEFDYVPSRPHSSVLPVSAPQRGFRVHDVGRSDGDRPASRGLRFAFVAAGAVSLAAIALGGVTAGTPDSTSEARGGSGSGSNVTPTRPQGAGATAVPENQRRRSAGPLPVQVQGHRLLGDTPVAPTAVSAPLLPGLPATGAGGHRTESVRALTAPLPAASAVLSPLIRPLEAVPPLALSSWPLTPTAPGLLAAPTPGPAPAPSASTTPPAP; encoded by the coding sequence GTGAGCGGATCACGACCCACGTCCGAGGGACACCTCGCGGAGCAGCATCTGGGAGACCGACTCGCCGCCCTGGTCGACGGCGAGCTCGGTCATGACGCGCGCGAGCGCGTACTGGCGCACGTGGCCACCTGCCCCAAGTGCAAGGCGGAGGTCGACGCGCAGCGCCGGCTGAAGAACGTCTTCGCCCAGGCGGCGCCACCCCCGCCCTCGGAGAGCTTCCTGGCCCGCCTCCAGGGCCTGCCCGGGGCGGGCGGCGGCGACGGCGGCTCCCCGCTGGGCGGGGGAGGGCTCTCCGACGGGCGCTCCGGGCCGCCCGGACGGCACGGCGGTGCCTTCGGGGGGAAGCGGAGCGAGCGATTCGAGTTCGACTACGTCCCCTCCCGGCCGCACTCCTCGGTCCTGCCGGTCTCCGCGCCGCAGCGGGGCTTCCGCGTCCACGACGTCGGCCGGTCCGACGGCGACCGGCCCGCCTCGCGCGGACTGCGCTTCGCCTTCGTGGCGGCCGGGGCGGTGTCGCTGGCCGCGATCGCGCTGGGCGGCGTCACCGCGGGCACCCCGGACAGCACCTCGGAGGCGCGCGGCGGCTCGGGCTCCGGGAGCAACGTCACTCCGACGCGTCCCCAGGGCGCGGGCGCGACGGCGGTCCCCGAGAACCAGCGCCGCCGCTCGGCCGGCCCGCTGCCGGTACAGGTGCAGGGGCACCGGCTGCTCGGCGACACCCCCGTGGCGCCGACCGCGGTCTCCGCGCCGCTGCTGCCCGGGCTGCCCGCCACCGGGGCCGGCGGGCACCGCACGGAGAGCGTGCGGGCGCTGACCGCGCCGCTGCCGGCCGCCAGCGCCGTACTGTCCCCGCTGATACGCCCGCTCGAAGCCGTCCCCCCGCTCGCCCTGAGCTCCTGGCCCCTGACCCCCACCGCACCCGGCCTGCTCGCCGCACCCACCCCCGGCCCGGCCCCGGCTCCCTCCGCCTCCACCACCCCTCCGGCCCCCTGA
- a CDS encoding suppressor of fused domain protein: MADVLPLVEARLRTALGEPDARAAVTFLGTDRIEVLRFPGGGPEGDIVRYATLGMSAHPMTDPTAMLADPVRGPRAELVLSVRAGLADTDKVLRPLAVLAASPQVEGVVVAPGASLDVGEPLWPGAAFTSVLVAEPGGLVEDLELDAPLDPVRFLPLLPMTPNEAAWKRVHGAQALQERWLTHGTDLRDPSRRSVPLE, from the coding sequence ATGGCAGATGTTCTTCCTCTGGTCGAGGCCCGGTTGCGCACCGCCCTGGGCGAACCGGACGCCCGCGCGGCCGTCACCTTCCTCGGTACCGACCGTATCGAGGTGCTCCGCTTCCCCGGCGGCGGCCCGGAGGGCGACATCGTGCGCTACGCCACCCTGGGGATGTCCGCGCACCCCATGACGGATCCCACGGCGATGCTCGCCGACCCGGTCAGGGGCCCGCGCGCCGAACTGGTCCTCTCCGTCCGGGCCGGGCTCGCCGACACCGACAAGGTGCTCCGCCCGCTCGCCGTGCTCGCCGCCTCCCCGCAGGTGGAGGGCGTGGTCGTCGCCCCCGGCGCCTCCCTGGACGTCGGCGAACCGCTGTGGCCGGGCGCCGCGTTCACCTCGGTGCTGGTGGCCGAGCCGGGCGGCCTGGTGGAGGACCTGGAGCTCGACGCGCCGCTGGACCCGGTCCGTTTCCTGCCGCTGCTGCCCATGACGCCGAACGAGGCCGCCTGGAAGCGGGTGCACGGCGCCCAGGCCCTCCAGGAGCGCTGGCTGACGCACGGTACGGATCTGCGGGACCCCTCCCGCAGGTCCGTACCGCTCGAGTGA
- a CDS encoding sec-independent translocase, translating to MFNDIGPLELVTLIVLAVLVFGPEKLPKVIQDVTRTIRKIREFSESAKQDIRQELGPEFKDFEFEDLNPKTFIRKQLDNEDLGLKEIRNGFDLKKEMAEVADAVHGRDSGSSPASGGTADGASGGRVDMTKKPEPPARDDRPPFDADAT from the coding sequence GTGTTCAATGACATAGGACCGCTCGAGCTGGTCACGCTCATCGTGCTCGCGGTGCTCGTGTTCGGTCCGGAAAAGCTCCCCAAGGTCATCCAGGACGTGACGCGCACGATCCGGAAGATCCGTGAGTTCTCGGAGAGCGCCAAGCAGGACATCCGGCAGGAGCTCGGCCCCGAGTTCAAGGACTTCGAGTTCGAGGACCTCAACCCCAAGACCTTCATCCGCAAGCAGCTGGACAACGAGGACCTGGGGCTGAAGGAGATCCGCAACGGCTTCGACCTGAAGAAGGAGATGGCCGAGGTCGCCGACGCGGTCCACGGCCGCGACTCCGGGTCCTCCCCGGCCTCCGGCGGCACGGCGGACGGCGCCTCCGGCGGCCGGGTCGACATGACGAAGAAGCCCGAGCCCCCCGCCCGCGACGACCGTCCGCCCTTCGACGCGGACGCCACCTGA
- a CDS encoding DivIVA domain-containing protein translates to MVMFLFLVVALAVVVAAVTLAVVGGGESGPLPEAAPERLRDALPPDRPVGRADVERLRFPLVLRGYRMADVDDALGRLGAELAERDARIADLEAALEGARAAAPADRPARVAMDKPGHEDGEQ, encoded by the coding sequence ATGGTTATGTTCCTGTTCCTGGTCGTCGCCCTCGCCGTCGTGGTCGCCGCGGTGACACTGGCCGTGGTGGGCGGCGGGGAGAGCGGCCCGCTGCCCGAGGCGGCTCCCGAGCGGCTCCGGGACGCCCTGCCCCCCGACCGGCCGGTCGGCCGCGCGGACGTGGAGCGCCTGCGCTTCCCCCTGGTCCTGCGCGGCTACCGGATGGCCGACGTCGACGACGCCCTCGGCCGCCTCGGCGCCGAGCTCGCCGAACGCGACGCCCGCATCGCCGACCTGGAGGCGGCGCTGGAGGGGGCCCGCGCCGCCGCCCCCGCGGACCGGCCCGCCCGGGTGGCCATGGACAAGCCCGGGCACGAGGACGGCGAGCAGTGA
- a CDS encoding Mrp/NBP35 family ATP-binding protein → MATEDAVREALATVNDPEINRPITELGMVKSVEIGADGAVAVTVYLTVSGCPMRDTITQRVTEAVARVEGVTRVDVTLDVMSDEQRKELAAALRGGQTEREVPFAKPGSLTRVYAVASGKGGVGKSSVTVNLAAAMAADGLKVGVVDADIYGHSVPRMLGADGRPTQVENMIMPPSANGVKVISIGMFTPGNAPVVWRGPMLHRALQQFLADVYWGDLDVLLLDLPPGTGDIAISVAQLVPNAEILVVTTPQQAAAEVAERAGSIAVQTHQKIVGVVENMSGLPCPHCGEMVDVFGTGGGQMVADGLTRTTGTSVPVLGSIPIDVRLREGGDEGRPVVLSDPESPAGSALRAIAGKLGGRQRGLAGLSLGITPRNKF, encoded by the coding sequence ATGGCTACGGAAGACGCGGTGCGCGAAGCACTGGCGACGGTGAACGACCCCGAGATCAACCGGCCCATCACGGAACTCGGGATGGTCAAGTCGGTGGAGATCGGCGCGGACGGGGCGGTCGCGGTCACCGTGTACCTGACGGTCTCCGGCTGTCCCATGCGGGACACCATCACCCAGCGCGTGACGGAGGCGGTCGCGCGGGTCGAGGGCGTCACGCGCGTCGACGTCACGCTCGACGTCATGAGCGACGAGCAGCGCAAGGAGCTGGCGGCGGCGCTGCGCGGCGGCCAGACCGAGCGCGAGGTGCCCTTCGCCAAGCCGGGCAGCCTCACCCGGGTCTACGCGGTCGCCTCCGGCAAGGGCGGCGTCGGCAAGTCCTCGGTGACGGTGAACCTGGCGGCGGCGATGGCGGCCGACGGGCTGAAGGTCGGAGTCGTGGACGCCGACATCTACGGCCACTCCGTGCCGCGCATGCTGGGCGCCGACGGGCGTCCCACCCAGGTCGAGAACATGATCATGCCGCCGTCGGCGAACGGCGTGAAGGTCATCTCCATCGGCATGTTCACCCCGGGCAACGCCCCGGTCGTCTGGCGCGGCCCGATGCTGCACCGCGCGCTCCAGCAGTTCCTCGCGGACGTCTACTGGGGCGACCTGGACGTCCTGCTGCTCGACCTGCCGCCCGGCACCGGCGACATCGCGATCTCGGTGGCCCAGCTGGTCCCGAACGCCGAGATCCTGGTCGTGACGACGCCTCAGCAGGCGGCGGCCGAGGTCGCCGAGCGGGCCGGCTCCATCGCCGTGCAGACCCACCAGAAGATCGTCGGCGTGGTCGAGAACATGTCCGGGCTGCCCTGCCCGCACTGCGGTGAGATGGTCGACGTCTTCGGCACCGGCGGCGGGCAGATGGTCGCCGACGGCCTGACCCGCACCACCGGGACCAGCGTTCCGGTGCTCGGCTCCATCCCGATCGACGTCCGCCTGCGCGAGGGCGGCGACGAGGGCAGGCCGGTCGTCCTGAGCGACCCGGAGTCCCCGGCGGGCTCGGCGCTGCGCGCGATCGCGGGCAAGCTCGGCGGGCGGCAGCGGGGCCTGGCGGGTCTGTCGCTGGGGATCACGCCGCGGAACAAGTTCTGA
- a CDS encoding DUF3117 domain-containing protein: MAAMKPRTGDGPLEVTKEGRGIVMRVPLEGGGRLVVELTPDEADALGDALKKVVG, translated from the coding sequence ATGGCGGCCATGAAGCCGCGGACGGGCGATGGCCCGCTCGAGGTGACCAAGGAGGGGCGGGGCATCGTCATGCGCGTTCCGCTCGAAGGCGGCGGTCGACTCGTCGTCGAACTGACCCCTGACGAGGCCGACGCGCTCGGCGACGCCCTCAAGAAGGTCGTCGGCTGA
- a CDS encoding magnesium and cobalt transport protein CorA, translated as MSMIRDLRAVVRPSSRVSLRKETGTYDTTRDPATASAVVDCAVYRDGRRVETGTPLTPQEAMRLVRRDGGFAWIGLHEPTEAEFSGIAREFGLHPLAVEDAVQAHQRPKLERYDDSLFTVFKTIHYLDHDRLTANSEVVETGEVMCFTGRDFFITVRHGGQGSLRGLRRRLQEDPELLAKGPSAVLHAIADHVVDGYIAVADAVQDDIDEVETEVFSPGRKGSPRGTDAGRIYQLKREVLEFKRAVSPLLRPMQLLSERPMRLIDPDIQKYFRDVADHLARVQEQVIGFDELLNSILQANLAQASVAQNEDMRKITSWAAIIAVPTMVCGVYGMNFEHMPELHWRYGYPLVLGVTVAICLGIHRTLKRNGWL; from the coding sequence ATGTCGATGATCCGTGACTTGCGTGCCGTGGTGCGTCCGTCGTCCCGCGTCTCGCTGCGCAAGGAAACCGGCACGTACGACACCACCCGCGACCCCGCGACCGCCTCCGCGGTGGTCGACTGCGCCGTCTACCGCGACGGCAGGCGGGTGGAGACCGGCACTCCGCTCACCCCGCAGGAGGCGATGCGCCTGGTGCGCCGCGACGGCGGGTTCGCCTGGATCGGGCTGCACGAGCCGACGGAGGCCGAATTCTCCGGTATCGCCCGCGAATTCGGGCTGCACCCGCTGGCCGTGGAGGACGCCGTCCAGGCCCATCAGCGGCCCAAGCTGGAGCGCTACGACGACTCGCTGTTCACGGTCTTCAAGACGATCCACTACCTCGACCACGACCGGCTCACCGCCAACAGCGAGGTCGTGGAGACCGGCGAGGTGATGTGCTTCACCGGACGGGACTTCTTCATCACCGTCCGGCACGGCGGGCAGGGCTCGCTGCGCGGCCTGCGCCGCCGCCTCCAGGAGGATCCGGAGCTGCTCGCCAAGGGCCCCTCGGCCGTGCTGCACGCCATCGCCGACCACGTCGTCGACGGCTACATCGCGGTCGCCGACGCGGTGCAGGACGACATCGACGAGGTCGAGACGGAGGTGTTCTCGCCGGGCCGCAAGGGCAGCCCGCGCGGCACGGACGCCGGCCGGATCTACCAACTCAAGCGCGAGGTGCTGGAGTTCAAGCGGGCGGTCTCCCCGCTGCTGCGCCCCATGCAGCTGCTGAGCGAGCGTCCGATGCGTCTGATCGACCCCGACATCCAGAAGTACTTCCGGGACGTCGCCGACCACCTGGCCCGGGTGCAGGAGCAGGTCATCGGCTTCGACGAGCTGCTGAACTCCATCCTCCAGGCCAACCTCGCCCAGGCCTCCGTCGCGCAGAACGAGGACATGCGCAAGATCACCTCCTGGGCCGCCATCATCGCCGTACCCACCATGGTCTGCGGTGTGTACGGCATGAACTTCGAGCACATGCCCGAGCTGCACTGGCGCTACGGCTACCCGCTGGTCCTCGGCGTCACGGTCGCCATCTGCCTCGGCATCCACCGCACGCTCAAGCGCAACGGGTGGCTGTAG
- a CDS encoding magnesium transporter MgtE N-terminal domain-containing protein, which translates to MAAGATRIFVSHLSGVAVFDPNGDQVGRVRDLVVMLRVGRKPPRMLGLVVELATRRRIFLPMTRITGIQSGQVLTTGVLNVRRFEQRPTERLVFGELLDRRVTLVETGEEVTVLDLSVQQLPRRDWEIDRVFVRKGRKGSAFRRAKGETLTVEWSDVTGFSLEEHGQGAENLLATFEQLRPADLANVLHHLSAKRRAEVAAALDDERLADVLEELPEDDQIEILGKLAEERAADVLEAMDPDDAADLLSELPEEDKERLLSLMQPSDAADMRRLMAYEEHTAGGLMTTEPIVLRPDATVADALARVRNPDLSPALAAQVYVCRPPDETPTGKYLGTVHFQRLLRDPPYTLVGSIIDDDLQPLEPDAALPVVAGFFAAYDMVAAPVVDETGSLLGVVTVDDVLDHLLPEDWRETEYHLEEGVGADGA; encoded by the coding sequence ATGGCAGCGGGCGCCACCCGGATCTTCGTCTCGCACCTCTCCGGTGTCGCCGTCTTCGACCCCAACGGCGACCAGGTGGGGCGCGTGCGCGATCTGGTCGTCATGCTCCGGGTGGGCCGCAAGCCTCCCCGGATGCTGGGGCTGGTCGTGGAACTGGCCACCCGCCGCCGCATCTTCCTGCCCATGACCCGGATCACCGGCATCCAGTCCGGGCAGGTGCTGACCACGGGCGTGCTCAATGTGCGGCGGTTCGAGCAGCGGCCCACCGAGCGCCTGGTCTTCGGCGAGCTGCTCGACCGGCGGGTCACGCTCGTCGAGACCGGCGAGGAGGTCACCGTCCTGGACCTGTCGGTGCAGCAGTTGCCCCGCCGCGACTGGGAAATCGACCGGGTGTTCGTGCGGAAGGGCAGGAAGGGGAGCGCCTTCCGGCGGGCCAAGGGCGAGACGCTCACGGTGGAGTGGTCCGACGTGACGGGCTTCTCCCTGGAGGAGCACGGGCAGGGCGCCGAGAACCTGCTCGCCACCTTCGAGCAGCTGCGCCCGGCCGACCTGGCCAACGTCCTGCACCACCTGTCCGCCAAGCGGCGCGCCGAGGTCGCCGCCGCCCTCGACGACGAGCGGCTGGCCGACGTGCTGGAGGAGCTGCCGGAGGACGACCAGATCGAGATCCTCGGCAAGCTGGCGGAGGAACGCGCCGCGGACGTCCTGGAGGCGATGGACCCCGACGACGCGGCCGACCTGCTGAGCGAGCTGCCGGAGGAGGACAAGGAGCGGCTGCTGAGCCTGATGCAGCCCTCCGACGCGGCGGACATGCGCCGTCTGATGGCGTACGAGGAGCACACCGCGGGCGGTCTGATGACCACCGAGCCGATCGTGCTGCGCCCGGACGCCACCGTGGCCGACGCCCTCGCCCGCGTCCGCAACCCCGACCTGTCCCCCGCCCTCGCCGCCCAGGTCTACGTCTGCCGGCCGCCCGACGAGACGCCCACGGGCAAGTACCTGGGCACGGTCCACTTCCAGCGCCTGCTGCGCGACCCGCCGTACACGCTGGTCGGCTCGATCATCGACGACGATCTGCAACCGCTGGAGCCGGACGCGGCGCTGCCCGTGGTCGCCGGGTTCTTCGCCGCGTACGACATGGTGGCGGCGCCCGTCGTCGACGAGACCGGGTCGCTGCTGGGGGTGGTCACCGTGGACGACGTCCTGGACCACCTGCTGCCCGAGGACTGGCGGGAGACCGAGTACCACCTGGAGGAGGGGGTGGGTGCCGATGGCGCCTGA
- a CDS encoding DUF1003 domain-containing protein: MAPERETARDRVVSGATATGRPRGPRLDQPRPPRRRVLPEWDPDAFGRLSERIARFIGTGRFLVWMTVVIIVWVVWNVSVPADLRFDEYPFIFLTLALSLQASYAAPLILLAQNRQDDRDRVNLEQDRKQNERSIADTEYLTREIAALRVGLGEVATRDWIRSELQDVVKELEERQNGHRHKAGVFPAERPDGSDVHDR, translated from the coding sequence ATGGCGCCTGAGCGGGAGACGGCCCGGGACCGGGTGGTGTCGGGGGCGACGGCCACCGGGCGGCCCCGGGGCCCCCGTCTGGACCAGCCGCGTCCGCCGCGGCGCCGGGTGCTGCCCGAGTGGGACCCGGACGCCTTCGGGCGGCTCTCCGAGCGGATCGCGCGCTTCATCGGCACCGGGCGGTTCCTGGTCTGGATGACCGTCGTGATCATCGTGTGGGTGGTGTGGAACGTCAGCGTCCCCGCCGATCTGCGGTTCGACGAGTACCCGTTCATCTTCCTGACGCTGGCCCTGTCCCTCCAGGCCTCCTACGCCGCCCCGCTGATCCTGCTGGCGCAGAACCGGCAGGACGACCGGGACCGGGTCAACCTGGAGCAGGACCGCAAGCAGAACGAGCGGTCGATCGCGGACACCGAGTACCTGACCCGCGAGATCGCGGCCCTGCGCGTCGGCCTCGGCGAGGTCGCCACCCGGGACTGGATCCGCTCCGAACTCCAGGACGTGGTGAAGGAGCTGGAGGAGCGGCAGAACGGCCACCGCCACAAGGCCGGCGTATTCCCGGCGGAACGGCCGGACGGAAGTGACGTACACGACCGCTGA
- the sigE gene encoding RNA polymerase sigma factor SigE, translating into MLRRLLRSAGRPKSVNDTAADPSHAAGRTAGHDRTATFSTDADGPAWTPPTWEEIVSTHSGRVYRLAYRLTGNQHDAEDLTQEVFVRVFRSLSTYTPGTFEGWLHRITTNLFLDMVRRKQRIRFDALGEDAAERLASKEPTPQQAFNDAHFDADVQQALDTLAPEFRAAVVLCDIEGLSYEEIAATLGVKLGTVRSRIHRGRSQLRKALAHRSPQARAERRSFVPRVPALGGGGASA; encoded by the coding sequence ATGCTGCGGCGCCTTCTGAGGTCGGCGGGCAGGCCGAAATCCGTGAACGACACCGCTGCTGACCCCAGCCACGCCGCCGGACGCACCGCCGGCCACGACCGGACCGCGACCTTCTCCACCGACGCGGACGGTCCGGCGTGGACTCCGCCCACCTGGGAGGAGATCGTCAGCACGCACAGCGGCCGGGTCTACCGGCTCGCCTACCGCCTCACCGGCAACCAGCACGATGCCGAGGACCTCACCCAGGAGGTCTTCGTCCGCGTCTTCCGCTCGCTGTCCACGTACACGCCGGGCACCTTCGAGGGCTGGCTGCACCGCATCACCACCAACCTCTTCCTGGACATGGTCCGCCGCAAGCAGCGCATCCGCTTCGACGCGCTCGGCGAGGACGCGGCCGAGCGGCTGGCCAGCAAGGAGCCCACCCCGCAGCAGGCGTTCAACGACGCGCACTTCGACGCGGACGTCCAGCAGGCCCTGGACACCCTCGCCCCCGAGTTCCGGGCCGCGGTCGTCCTGTGCGACATCGAGGGACTGTCCTACGAGGAGATCGCCGCGACCCTCGGCGTCAAGCTGGGCACGGTCCGCTCCCGGATCCACCGCGGCCGCTCCCAGCTCCGCAAGGCGCTCGCCCACCGCTCCCCGCAGGCGCGCGCCGAGCGCCGCTCCTTCGTGCCCCGCGTTCCCGCACTGGGAGGAGGGGGCGCGAGCGCGTGA